Proteins encoded together in one Aeromonas encheleia window:
- a CDS encoding HD-GYP domain-containing protein, translating into MALIQASIEQLRIGHYIHLPTGWTSHPFMFNAFKIRDQQQLDIIRHLQLTLLMVDPTRSDLPVEPLLHGDTTPAVTLSVPLKEPLLPEPAMFDEKAFRRSLRAADKAFGQSLSELRDALGALNLKPDEGLAHTAQIVRDAAARMAAHEGPLGLHLIRSQHTDILLQHSLSVAFIAMLMARELGMSPVEMEEVGLAGLVHDIGELRIPSQITQKRGELSRAELNFLNMHPQYGLEMLNHLQAFEPRIRQVAHLHHERLDGSGFPLGSKGGEIPPLARLIGLVDYYDELLHPRSSATPAAPSQAIAQLYKQSQKKFDQDLVKLLIKVLGVYPPGSLVRLDDGSVALVLSTEPSMPLRPKVLPYCKAQRPEGVPMIDLREDGRAITACIRREELDEGQRLFFNLTRRFCYYFAF; encoded by the coding sequence ATGGCGCTGATCCAAGCCTCCATCGAGCAGTTAAGAATCGGCCACTACATCCATCTCCCCACGGGATGGACCAGTCACCCCTTCATGTTCAATGCCTTCAAGATCCGCGATCAGCAGCAGCTCGACATCATCCGCCACCTCCAACTCACCCTGCTGATGGTGGATCCCACACGAAGCGATCTCCCGGTCGAGCCCCTCTTGCACGGCGACACCACTCCCGCGGTCACCCTATCCGTTCCCCTCAAGGAACCCCTCCTCCCCGAACCAGCCATGTTCGACGAGAAGGCCTTTCGCCGCTCCCTGCGCGCCGCCGACAAGGCATTCGGCCAATCCCTGTCCGAGCTGCGCGATGCGCTTGGCGCCCTCAACCTCAAGCCGGACGAGGGGCTGGCCCACACGGCGCAGATAGTGCGCGATGCCGCCGCCCGCATGGCCGCCCACGAGGGGCCGCTTGGCTTGCACCTGATCCGCAGCCAGCACACGGATATCCTGCTGCAGCACAGCCTGAGCGTGGCCTTCATCGCCATGCTGATGGCCCGCGAGCTGGGCATGAGCCCCGTCGAGATGGAAGAGGTGGGGCTGGCCGGGCTAGTCCACGACATTGGCGAGCTCAGGATCCCGAGCCAGATCACCCAGAAGCGGGGGGAGCTCAGCCGTGCCGAATTGAATTTTCTCAACATGCACCCCCAGTACGGGCTGGAGATGCTCAACCACCTGCAGGCATTTGAGCCCAGGATCCGCCAGGTCGCCCATCTGCATCACGAGCGACTCGACGGCAGCGGCTTCCCGCTCGGCAGCAAGGGGGGAGAGATCCCTCCCCTCGCCCGCCTCATCGGCCTGGTGGATTACTACGACGAGCTGTTGCACCCGCGCAGCAGCGCCACCCCGGCGGCGCCGAGCCAGGCCATAGCCCAGCTCTACAAGCAGTCCCAGAAGAAGTTCGATCAGGATCTGGTCAAATTGCTGATCAAGGTGCTGGGGGTCTATCCACCCGGCTCTCTGGTTCGCCTCGACGACGGCTCGGTAGCGCTGGTGCTCTCCACCGAGCCCAGCATGCCCCTCAGACCCAAGGTGCTGCCCTACTGCAAGGCGCAGCGCCCGGAAGGGGTGCCGATGATCGATCTGCGGGAGGACGGGAGAGCCATCACCGCCTGCATCAGGCGGGAGGAGCTGGACGAGGGGCAACGGCTGTTTTTCAACCTGACCCGGCGCTTCTGTTACTATTTCGCCTTCTGA
- the adhE gene encoding bifunctional acetaldehyde-CoA/alcohol dehydrogenase, translating to MAVTNLAELDALVARVKEAQREFASFSQEQVDKVFRAAALAASNARIPLAQMAVAESGMGIIEDKVIKNHFASEYIYNAYKDEKTCGILSQDDEMGTMIIAEPVGIICGIVPTTNPTATAIFKALISLKTRNAIIFSPHPRAKNSTNTAAKLVLDAAISAGAPKDIIGWIDQPSVELSNALMKHNDINLILATGGPGMVKAAYSSGKPAIGVGAGNVPIVIDETADVKRAVASILMSKTFDNGVVCASEQAVIVVDSIYNQVKERFSSHDGYILSKDEADKVRKVLLINGALNADIVGQPATKIAAMAGVTVPATTKILIGEGLELCAEDEFAHEKLSPTLGMFRAKNFEDAVDMACDMVNIGGIGHTSGLYTDQDRNADRIRYFGDKMKTARILINTPSTQGGIGDLYNFALAPSLTLGCGSWSGNSISENVGPKHLINKKTVAKRAENMLWHKLPKSIYFRRGSLPIALGDLEGKKRAMVVTDRFLFNNGYADDVVRLLKKLNMEVEVFYEVEADPTLSIVRKGAEMANSFKPDVILALGGGSPMDAAKIMWVMYEHPDTAFEDLAMRFMDIRKRIYKFPKMGVKAELVCITTTSGTGSEVTPFAVVTDDATGMKYPLADYELTPNMAIVDANLVMNMPKSLCAFGGVDAVTHAMEAYVSVLANEYSDGQALQALKLLKEYLPSSYQNGANDPVAREKVHNAATIAGIAFANAFLGVCHSMAHKLGAEFHIPHGLANALLISNVIRYNANDNPTKQTAFSQYDRPQARRRYAEIADHLGLTAASDRTAAKIEKLLAWLDELKATLGIPASIREAGVNEADFLAKVDQLALEAFDDQCTGANPRYPLITELKAILMDTYYGRPFTEEAQVATKVEAKVETKVESKKKSKA from the coding sequence ATGGCAGTAACCAATTTGGCTGAACTGGATGCACTGGTTGCCCGCGTCAAAGAAGCACAGCGTGAATTCGCCAGCTTCTCGCAAGAGCAGGTAGACAAGGTTTTCCGTGCCGCCGCCCTGGCCGCCAGCAACGCCCGTATCCCCTTGGCCCAAATGGCCGTGGCAGAGTCCGGTATGGGTATCATCGAAGACAAGGTTATCAAGAACCACTTCGCCTCCGAATACATCTATAACGCTTACAAAGACGAGAAGACCTGCGGCATCCTGAGCCAGGATGACGAGATGGGCACCATGATCATCGCCGAGCCGGTAGGTATCATCTGCGGTATCGTTCCGACCACCAACCCGACCGCTACTGCGATCTTCAAAGCCCTTATCTCCCTGAAGACTCGTAACGCCATCATCTTCTCCCCGCACCCCCGCGCCAAGAACTCCACCAATACCGCTGCCAAGCTGGTACTGGATGCAGCCATCTCCGCCGGTGCACCGAAAGACATCATCGGCTGGATCGATCAACCTTCCGTTGAGCTGTCCAACGCGCTGATGAAGCACAACGACATCAACCTGATCCTGGCCACCGGTGGCCCGGGCATGGTGAAAGCCGCTTACTCCTCAGGCAAGCCTGCCATCGGCGTGGGTGCGGGTAACGTGCCGATCGTCATCGACGAAACCGCTGATGTGAAGCGTGCCGTCGCCTCCATCCTGATGTCCAAGACCTTCGACAACGGTGTGGTCTGTGCGTCCGAGCAAGCTGTCATCGTGGTTGACTCCATCTACAATCAGGTGAAAGAGCGTTTCTCCAGCCACGACGGCTACATCCTGTCCAAAGATGAAGCTGACAAGGTACGTAAGGTGCTGCTGATTAACGGCGCGCTGAACGCCGACATCGTGGGCCAGCCGGCCACCAAGATCGCGGCCATGGCTGGCGTGACTGTGCCTGCCACCACCAAGATCCTGATCGGTGAAGGTCTGGAACTCTGCGCTGAAGATGAGTTCGCTCACGAGAAGCTCTCCCCGACGCTGGGTATGTTCCGTGCCAAAAACTTCGAAGACGCTGTTGATATGGCCTGTGACATGGTCAACATCGGTGGTATCGGCCACACCTCCGGTCTGTACACCGACCAGGATCGCAACGCCGACCGCATCAGATACTTCGGCGACAAGATGAAGACCGCCCGTATCCTGATCAACACCCCCTCCACCCAGGGTGGTATCGGTGACCTGTACAACTTCGCTCTTGCTCCTTCCCTGACCCTGGGTTGCGGCTCCTGGAGTGGTAACTCCATCTCCGAGAACGTCGGTCCCAAGCACCTGATCAACAAGAAGACAGTCGCAAAACGGGCAGAAAATATGCTGTGGCACAAACTTCCGAAATCCATCTATTTCCGTCGTGGCTCCCTGCCGATCGCCCTCGGTGATCTGGAAGGCAAGAAGCGTGCAATGGTGGTCACCGACCGTTTCCTGTTCAACAACGGCTATGCCGACGACGTGGTTCGTCTGCTCAAGAAGCTGAACATGGAAGTGGAAGTATTCTACGAAGTAGAAGCCGACCCGACCCTGTCCATCGTCCGCAAGGGCGCCGAGATGGCCAACTCCTTCAAGCCGGACGTTATCCTGGCGCTGGGTGGTGGTTCACCGATGGATGCGGCCAAGATCATGTGGGTCATGTACGAGCACCCGGACACTGCGTTCGAAGATCTGGCCATGCGCTTCATGGACATCCGCAAGCGTATCTACAAGTTCCCGAAAATGGGCGTGAAGGCCGAACTGGTCTGTATCACCACCACTTCCGGTACCGGCTCTGAAGTCACCCCGTTTGCGGTAGTAACCGACGACGCCACCGGCATGAAGTACCCGCTGGCCGACTACGAGCTGACCCCGAACATGGCCATCGTCGATGCCAACCTGGTCATGAACATGCCCAAGTCCCTGTGCGCCTTCGGTGGTGTGGATGCGGTCACTCACGCCATGGAAGCCTACGTTTCCGTACTGGCTAACGAATACTCCGATGGCCAGGCACTGCAAGCGCTGAAGCTGCTGAAAGAGTATCTGCCGTCCAGCTACCAGAACGGTGCCAACGATCCGGTTGCTCGCGAGAAGGTGCACAATGCTGCGACCATCGCCGGTATCGCATTCGCCAACGCCTTCCTGGGTGTCTGTCACTCCATGGCGCACAAGCTGGGTGCTGAATTCCACATTCCGCACGGCTTGGCTAACGCCCTGCTGATCAGCAACGTCATCCGCTACAACGCGAACGACAACCCGACCAAGCAGACCGCTTTCTCCCAGTACGATCGTCCGCAGGCTCGTCGTCGTTACGCCGAAATCGCCGACCACCTGGGTCTGACTGCGGCCAGTGACCGTACCGCTGCCAAGATCGAGAAGCTGCTGGCCTGGCTGGACGAGCTGAAAGCGACCCTGGGCATCCCGGCCTCCATCCGTGAAGCCGGTGTGAACGAAGCCGACTTCCTGGCCAAGGTTGACCAGCTGGCGCTGGAAGCCTTCGATGACCAGTGCACCGGTGCCAACCCGCGCTACCCGCTGATCACCGAGCTGAAAGCCATCCTGATGGACACCTACTACGGCCGTCCCTTCACCGAGGAAGCTCAGGTAGCGACCAAGGTGGAAGCCAAGGTAGAGACCAAGGTTGAAAGCAAGAAAAAATCCAAGGCCTGA
- a CDS encoding YchE family NAAT transporter, which yields MAAIDVSLYLKFFVGLFAIINPLGLLPVFVSLTGHMQPEERMKTNTTAHIAVVVILMVSMCMGQLILDSFGISLASFRIAGGSLITLIAWSMLQGKLGEVKHNKQEKGELAARESIAVVPLALPLMAGPGAISSSIVYASQKTWPQLLGMFVVAMAFAYCSWLIFRAAPLLFKLMGNTGINVVTRIMGLIMMSLGIEIMVAGVKGVFPGLM from the coding sequence ATGGCAGCAATTGACGTCTCTTTGTATCTGAAATTTTTCGTTGGTCTGTTTGCGATCATCAACCCGCTTGGGTTGTTGCCGGTCTTTGTCAGCCTGACGGGCCACATGCAGCCGGAAGAGCGGATGAAGACCAATACCACGGCCCATATTGCGGTGGTGGTGATCCTGATGGTCTCCATGTGCATGGGGCAGCTGATCCTGGATAGTTTCGGCATCTCATTGGCGTCATTTCGCATCGCCGGTGGTTCGCTGATCACTCTAATCGCCTGGTCCATGCTGCAAGGCAAGCTGGGCGAGGTGAAGCATAACAAGCAGGAGAAGGGCGAACTGGCCGCGCGGGAATCCATCGCCGTGGTGCCGCTGGCGCTGCCGCTGATGGCGGGGCCCGGGGCTATCTCCTCTTCTATTGTCTATGCCAGCCAGAAAACCTGGCCCCAGTTGCTGGGCATGTTCGTGGTGGCCATGGCATTTGCGTACTGCTCCTGGCTCATCTTCCGTGCCGCCCCCTTGTTGTTCAAACTGATGGGGAACACCGGCATCAACGTGGTGACCCGGATCATGGGGCTCATCATGATGTCCCTTGGCATCGAGATCATGGTGGCTGGCGTCAAGGGCGTCTTCCCCGGATTGATGTGA